Proteins found in one bacterium genomic segment:
- a CDS encoding AEC family transporter translates to MFLRGAPRYELRAAGVPPPQEERGAHLDILQSVIPVFLVVAAGGILRRFRFVDAGFIDAANSLVYYILLPALLFHEIGTTDFRQAFSGPLVAGGYIATLITFLLAFLASRVIGLDPSETGAFVQGSFRANLAYVGLPIVFNAVGPAGLRTAGIFLGLIVPLLNGLSIVALMGPHGAGRGEGIAATASRIGRQIATNPIILACVAGIAWSVLKLPLPGMIDRTFRMLTPATLPLSLLCLGGSFSFERARKGFAVAALAAFLKGVVLTGIGIGLFRWMGLSGDYLRIGAIMLGCPTAVVTYVMAARLRGDTDLAGTIVIVSTASSALTITGWLFLLRAFGW, encoded by the coding sequence CTGTTTCTTCGGGGGGCCCCCCGGTACGAGCTTCGCGCTGCCGGGGTACCCCCACCGCAGGAAGAACGGGGGGCCCATCTGGACATCCTGCAGTCGGTCATCCCGGTTTTCCTCGTGGTGGCGGCCGGCGGGATCCTGCGGCGCTTCCGGTTCGTCGACGCGGGGTTCATCGACGCGGCAAACTCTCTTGTCTACTACATCCTCCTCCCCGCGCTCCTTTTCCACGAGATCGGGACCACCGATTTCCGGCAGGCGTTCAGCGGCCCCCTCGTGGCCGGCGGGTACATCGCCACGCTCATCACCTTCCTGCTCGCCTTCCTCGCGTCCCGCGTCATCGGGCTCGATCCCTCCGAAACGGGGGCATTCGTCCAGGGATCGTTCCGCGCCAATCTCGCCTACGTCGGGCTGCCGATCGTCTTCAACGCGGTGGGGCCCGCGGGGCTTCGGACGGCCGGGATCTTCCTCGGCTTGATCGTCCCCCTGCTGAACGGCCTGTCGATCGTTGCGTTGATGGGGCCCCACGGCGCGGGGAGGGGGGAGGGGATCGCGGCCACCGCGTCCCGCATCGGGCGGCAGATCGCGACCAACCCCATCATCCTCGCGTGCGTCGCGGGGATCGCCTGGAGCGTGCTGAAACTTCCGCTGCCCGGCATGATCGACCGGACCTTCCGGATGCTCACGCCCGCCACCCTGCCGCTGTCGCTGCTCTGCCTCGGGGGATCCTTCTCGTTCGAGCGCGCGCGGAAAGGATTCGCCGTCGCGGCGCTCGCGGCGTTCCTGAAGGGTGTCGTCCTGACCGGGATCGGGATCGGCCTGTTCCGGTGGATGGGGCTGTCCGGGGACTACCTGCGGATCGGGGCGATCATGCTCGGGTGCCCGACCGCGGTGGTCACCTACGTGATGGCGGCGCGCCTGCGGGGCGACACGGACCTGGCCGGGACGATCGTCATCGTCTCCACCGCCTCCTCCGCGCTCACCATCACCGGATGGTTGTTCCTACTCCGTGCGTTCGGGTGGTAA
- a CDS encoding (Fe-S)-binding protein has product MRAEGPIPVSLFFTCLADAFSPGVCSATVEVLERFGATVNVPLSQTCCGQPAFNSGNRKEARAMARKFLLSFPDDGYIVTPSGSCATMVKHGYPALFRDEPRTLARARAVGERIHELSGFLVDVLGVTDPKSDFSGKVTYHDSCHLRRGLGVAEQPRKLLRAIPGVEFVEMEESDRCCGFGGVFSIKYPQISCRMTERKVERILATGASYVTAGDLGCLLNIGGLMSRIGYPVKTIHLAEILAGKTAATSVAG; this is encoded by the coding sequence ATGCGGGCTGAGGGGCCCATCCCCGTTTCCCTCTTCTTCACCTGCCTCGCCGACGCCTTCTCCCCCGGGGTCTGCAGCGCCACCGTGGAGGTGCTGGAACGGTTCGGGGCGACGGTGAACGTCCCCCTCTCCCAGACGTGCTGCGGCCAGCCCGCCTTCAATTCGGGGAACCGGAAGGAGGCCCGGGCGATGGCGCGGAAGTTCCTCCTCTCCTTTCCCGACGACGGCTACATCGTCACCCCGTCGGGGTCGTGCGCGACGATGGTGAAGCATGGCTACCCCGCCCTGTTCCGCGACGAGCCCCGCACGCTGGCGCGCGCCCGGGCGGTCGGCGAGCGGATCCACGAGCTCTCCGGCTTCCTCGTCGACGTGTTGGGAGTGACCGATCCGAAATCGGATTTTTCCGGGAAAGTGACGTACCACGACTCGTGCCACCTGCGGCGGGGACTGGGAGTGGCCGAGCAGCCGCGGAAGCTGCTGCGCGCCATTCCCGGCGTGGAGTTCGTCGAGATGGAGGAGAGCGACCGGTGCTGCGGCTTCGGGGGCGTCTTCTCGATAAAGTACCCCCAGATCTCCTGCCGGATGACGGAGCGCAAGGTCGAGCGGATCCTCGCGACCGGGGCGTCGTACGTCACCGCCGGGGACCTCGGGTGCCTGCTGAACATCGGCGGGCTGATGTCGCGGATCGGATACCCGGTGAAGACGATCCATCTCGCCGAGATCCTCGCGGGGAAAACCGCCGCAACGTCGGTCGCCGGCTGA
- a CDS encoding LutB/LldF family L-lactate oxidation iron-sulfur protein yields the protein MELTANAFGRNARKALLDKTLQEALGRTTGRFLAHRDAAAAAFPEFEATRERASRIKRDVLDHLDTYLARFIEEAEKRGTIVHVARDAGQAREIAARIARDEGVTLAVKSKSMAAEEVSLNEALEGAGVTVVESDLGEFIIQLAGEAPSHIIAPAVHKTREQVSRLFERHLGEPRTDSIPELVGMARRHLRAKFLSAGMGVSGGNFLVADTGSVVLVTNEGNGRMGTALPRVHLAVVGIEKVIPRMADLPTFLRLLPRSASGQTISSYVSIVTGTRRAGDPEGPERMHILLLDCGRSAILEGKYREILKCIRCAACLNTCPVYQSVGGHAYGWVYSGPIGAVLTPLLVGLPEAAALPDASTLCGACADVCPVKIPLPDFLLELRSDARDQGLKTPGEIAAMKGYAGVMKRAGLLEAIERIGGVLGQFFTKGKGIGGLPYPFSGWTERRDFPAPAAQPFRKLWKIRRGVTR from the coding sequence ATGGAACTCACCGCGAACGCGTTCGGGCGAAACGCCAGGAAGGCGCTCCTCGACAAGACGCTGCAGGAAGCGCTCGGGCGGACCACGGGGCGGTTCCTCGCCCACCGCGATGCGGCGGCGGCCGCCTTTCCGGAGTTCGAGGCGACCCGCGAGCGCGCATCCCGGATCAAGCGGGACGTCCTGGACCACCTGGACACGTACCTTGCGCGGTTCATCGAGGAAGCGGAAAAGCGGGGAACGATCGTCCACGTGGCCCGTGACGCGGGCCAGGCGCGGGAGATCGCGGCGCGGATCGCGCGGGACGAGGGGGTCACCCTCGCCGTCAAGTCGAAGTCGATGGCGGCCGAGGAGGTCTCGTTGAACGAGGCCCTGGAGGGCGCGGGCGTCACGGTCGTCGAATCCGACCTCGGGGAGTTCATCATCCAGCTCGCGGGGGAAGCGCCTTCCCACATCATCGCCCCCGCCGTCCACAAGACGCGCGAACAGGTCTCCCGCCTCTTCGAGCGACATCTCGGGGAGCCGCGGACCGACAGCATCCCCGAGCTGGTCGGGATGGCCCGCAGGCACCTGCGGGCGAAGTTCCTCTCCGCGGGGATGGGCGTCTCCGGCGGGAACTTCCTGGTGGCCGACACCGGTTCCGTCGTGCTCGTCACCAACGAGGGAAACGGGCGGATGGGGACGGCCCTTCCGCGCGTCCACCTCGCCGTCGTCGGGATCGAGAAGGTCATCCCGCGCATGGCGGACCTGCCGACCTTCCTGCGCCTGCTGCCTCGCAGCGCCTCCGGCCAGACGATCTCCTCGTACGTGTCGATCGTGACGGGGACGAGGCGGGCGGGCGATCCCGAAGGCCCGGAGCGGATGCACATCCTCCTGCTCGATTGCGGCCGCAGCGCGATCCTCGAGGGGAAGTACCGGGAGATCCTCAAATGCATCCGGTGCGCCGCGTGCCTGAACACCTGCCCCGTCTACCAGAGCGTGGGCGGGCACGCCTACGGGTGGGTCTACTCGGGGCCGATCGGCGCCGTCCTGACTCCCCTGCTGGTCGGCCTGCCCGAGGCCGCCGCGCTGCCCGACGCGAGCACCCTGTGCGGCGCATGCGCGGACGTGTGCCCGGTGAAGATCCCCCTGCCGGACTTCCTTCTCGAACTGCGGTCCGACGCGCGGGACCAGGGGTTGAAGACCCCCGGCGAGATCGCCGCGATGAAGGGGTACGCGGGGGTGATGAAGCGGGCCGGGCTGCTCGAGGCGATCGAGCGGATCGGCGGCGTGCTGGGCCAGTTCTTCACGAAGGGGAAGGGGATCGGCGGGCTGCCGTACCCCTTCTCCGGGTGGACGGAGCGCCGCGACTTCCCCGCGCCGGCCGCGCAGCCGTTCCGGAAGCTCTGGAAGATCCGGAGGGGGGTGACGCGGTGA
- a CDS encoding LUD domain-containing protein: MNEREALFRRLAAACGSHGAAAGEPPPGEAPPATEGDRVARFAEAFSAAGGFLLRGPVEAILSDLGEMLRAEGVTALFFPEDDAAAREFAMALVPFGPFTLTTGTEVRGGGAAVTAGFRTAEAAIAETGTIVETSAGGKTLLPGMIADVHVSILSAASVVARMEEALAAFGADPPRNISFLSGPSKTGDIEQTLTVGAHGPKKAIALLLPPERTE; the protein is encoded by the coding sequence GTGAACGAGCGGGAGGCGCTGTTCCGCCGCCTTGCCGCGGCGTGCGGGAGCCACGGGGCCGCCGCCGGGGAACCGCCTCCCGGGGAAGCGCCCCCGGCGACGGAAGGCGACCGCGTCGCAAGGTTCGCGGAAGCGTTCTCCGCCGCGGGCGGGTTTCTCCTCCGCGGGCCGGTGGAGGCGATCTTGTCCGACCTGGGGGAAATGCTGCGCGCGGAGGGGGTGACCGCCCTCTTCTTTCCGGAAGACGACGCGGCGGCGCGGGAGTTCGCGATGGCGCTGGTCCCGTTCGGGCCGTTCACCCTCACGACGGGGACGGAAGTCCGCGGGGGGGGCGCGGCGGTCACCGCCGGTTTCCGCACGGCGGAGGCCGCGATCGCCGAGACGGGGACGATCGTCGAGACCAGCGCGGGGGGGAAAACGCTCCTCCCGGGAATGATCGCGGACGTCCACGTGTCGATCTTGTCCGCCGCCTCGGTGGTCGCCCGGATGGAAGAGGCGCTGGCGGCCTTCGGCGCGGATCCGCCACGGAACATCTCGTTCCTCTCCGGCCCGAGCAAGACCGGCGACATCGAGCAGACCCTCACCGTGGGAGCCCACGGGCCGAAGAAGGCGATCGCGCTGCTGTTACCACCCGAACGCACGGAGTAG
- the nifA gene encoding nif-specific transcriptional activator NifA, whose amino-acid sequence MTDPRSPEKAEIAAIHEVAKILTSTQNPDRALETALRTLQSFLGFDRTAIFRPDETTREIRMEIAAGYTAEQRERGRYVWGEGIVGKTMKTGSPIAIPDVRKEPSFLDKTRAHGKSSEGGPLSYLSVPIKIGAETLGVLTAERIGREGTRALESDTRTLTVVGCLIGQALKLHKAIERLQDEFRRQRKEFEKTIRKAYRIENIVGQSKRMQEVFAAVSSVAPSRATVLLRGESGTGKEMIARAIHQGGGRAVRPFVAVNCAALPETLLESELFGHKRGAFTGAVEERKGRFEEASGGTIFLDEVGDIPLPTQVKLLRVLQERTFERLGENRPVPVDVRIIAATNADLEKMVAGGTFREDLYYRLNVIPIFLPPLRDRKEDILPLTEHFLERFNREHGKSVAFSKDALDLLLEYRWTGNVRELENLVERAVVMAKAPVVRAQDLPRAIRVAASLPATGSYGQPPAPQASVAADTAEPPHPAAPREGRPRAEYLKAMEREELQTALASAGWVIARAAKILGWTPRQVAYKVKKHGLSSPWKK is encoded by the coding sequence GTGACCGATCCCCGATCCCCAGAGAAAGCCGAGATCGCTGCCATCCACGAGGTGGCCAAGATCCTCACCTCGACGCAGAATCCCGACCGGGCGCTGGAGACCGCCCTGCGCACGCTCCAGAGCTTCCTCGGATTCGACCGCACCGCCATCTTCCGCCCCGACGAGACGACCCGCGAGATCCGGATGGAGATCGCCGCCGGCTACACCGCGGAGCAGCGGGAGCGGGGCCGGTACGTCTGGGGCGAGGGAATCGTCGGGAAGACGATGAAGACGGGCAGCCCCATCGCGATCCCCGACGTACGGAAGGAACCGTCGTTCCTCGACAAGACCCGGGCGCACGGCAAGTCGTCCGAAGGGGGGCCGCTCTCCTACCTCTCCGTTCCGATCAAGATCGGCGCCGAGACGCTGGGCGTGCTGACCGCGGAGCGGATCGGCCGCGAGGGCACCCGGGCGCTCGAATCGGACACGCGGACCCTCACCGTGGTCGGCTGCCTGATCGGACAGGCGCTGAAGCTCCACAAGGCGATCGAGCGGCTGCAGGACGAGTTCCGGCGGCAGCGCAAGGAGTTCGAGAAGACGATCCGCAAGGCGTACCGGATCGAGAACATCGTCGGTCAGAGCAAGCGGATGCAGGAGGTGTTCGCGGCCGTTTCCAGCGTGGCGCCTTCGCGCGCGACGGTGCTGCTGCGGGGCGAGAGCGGCACGGGGAAGGAGATGATCGCCCGGGCGATCCACCAGGGGGGAGGACGCGCGGTCCGTCCCTTCGTCGCGGTGAACTGCGCCGCCCTTCCCGAGACGCTGCTCGAGTCGGAGCTGTTCGGCCACAAGCGGGGAGCGTTCACCGGCGCGGTCGAGGAGCGGAAAGGCCGGTTCGAGGAGGCGTCCGGCGGCACGATCTTCCTGGACGAGGTGGGCGACATCCCGCTGCCCACGCAAGTAAAGCTGCTGCGCGTCCTGCAGGAGCGCACGTTCGAGCGCCTCGGGGAGAACCGCCCCGTTCCCGTGGACGTGCGGATCATCGCCGCGACGAACGCCGACCTCGAGAAGATGGTGGCGGGCGGCACGTTCCGGGAAGACCTCTACTACCGGCTCAACGTGATCCCCATCTTCCTTCCTCCCTTGCGGGACCGGAAAGAGGACATCCTCCCCCTGACCGAGCATTTCCTCGAGCGGTTCAACCGGGAGCACGGAAAAAGCGTCGCCTTCTCGAAGGACGCCCTCGACCTGCTCCTCGAGTACCGGTGGACCGGGAACGTGCGGGAGCTCGAGAACCTCGTCGAGCGGGCGGTGGTGATGGCCAAGGCCCCGGTAGTGCGGGCGCAGGACCTCCCCCGGGCGATCCGGGTCGCCGCGTCCCTCCCTGCGACCGGGTCCTATGGGCAGCCCCCCGCGCCGCAGGCATCCGTCGCCGCGGACACGGCGGAACCTCCCCACCCGGCGGCGCCGCGGGAAGGACGGCCACGCGCCGAGTACCTCAAGGCGATGGAGCGCGAGGAGCTGCAGACGGCGCTGGCGTCCGCCGGCTGGGTGATCGCCCGTGCCGCGAAGATCCTCGGATGGACGCCCCGGCAGGTGGCGTACAAGGTGAAGAAGCACGGGCTTTCCTCCCCGTGGAAGAAGTGA
- the speY gene encoding deoxyhypusine synthase gives MKKRSRYLSGARILPPPVGKRMPAAELIERTFLAYNAGRLREGARLLSEKMLKPDVTVGLSLTGALTPAGLGVSCIVPLLKAGFVDWVVSTGANLYHDAHFGLGLPMHAGSPFLDDRALRDEGVVRIYDVLFDYEVLLDTDAFFRQVLDLPEFQAEMGTAEFHYRLGRYMARREKALGQGEVSVLAAAWRYGVPVYTSSPGDSSIGMNVAAMRLGGRGVTFDVSLDVNETAAIVYDAKRRGGKSAVWILGGGSPKNFMLQTEPQIQEVLGLDEKGHDYFLQVTDARPDTGGLSGATPSEAVSWGKVDPDRLPDTVVCYLDSTVGLPLLCAFAFDRAGKRTRRRLYDRREEMLSVLGNAYRKAVNAAGVTKKRKVARKK, from the coding sequence ATGAAGAAGCGGTCGCGGTACCTTTCCGGCGCACGGATCCTTCCGCCCCCCGTGGGGAAGAGGATGCCGGCCGCCGAACTGATCGAGAGGACGTTCCTCGCCTACAACGCGGGGAGGCTGCGCGAGGGGGCGCGGCTCCTTTCCGAAAAGATGCTGAAGCCCGACGTGACGGTGGGGCTCTCCCTGACCGGCGCGCTGACCCCCGCGGGGCTCGGCGTCTCGTGCATCGTTCCCCTGCTCAAGGCGGGGTTCGTCGACTGGGTCGTCTCCACGGGGGCGAACCTCTACCACGACGCGCATTTCGGGCTCGGGCTTCCGATGCACGCCGGCTCGCCGTTCCTCGACGACCGCGCCCTGCGGGACGAGGGGGTCGTGCGGATCTACGACGTCCTGTTCGACTACGAGGTCCTGCTCGACACGGACGCATTCTTCCGCCAGGTGCTGGACCTGCCCGAGTTCCAGGCGGAAATGGGGACCGCGGAGTTCCACTACCGGCTCGGGCGGTACATGGCGCGGCGGGAGAAGGCCCTCGGCCAGGGCGAGGTCAGCGTGCTGGCGGCCGCCTGGCGGTACGGCGTCCCCGTCTACACCTCGTCCCCCGGGGACTCCTCCATCGGGATGAACGTCGCCGCGATGCGCCTCGGCGGGCGAGGGGTGACGTTCGACGTCTCCCTCGACGTGAACGAGACGGCGGCGATCGTGTACGACGCGAAACGCCGCGGGGGGAAAAGCGCCGTCTGGATCCTCGGCGGCGGGTCGCCGAAGAACTTCATGCTCCAGACGGAGCCGCAGATCCAGGAGGTCCTCGGGCTCGACGAAAAGGGGCACGACTACTTCCTGCAGGTCACCGACGCCCGGCCCGACACGGGCGGCCTGTCCGGCGCGACGCCCTCGGAGGCGGTGTCGTGGGGGAAGGTGGACCCGGACCGGCTCCCCGACACGGTGGTCTGCTACCTCGACTCCACCGTGGGGCTGCCGCTCCTGTGCGCCTTCGCGTTCGACCGCGCGGGAAAGCGGACCCGCAGGCGCCTCTACGACCGCCGGGAGGAGATGCTGTCGGTCTTGGGGAACGCGTATCGCAAGGCGGTGAACGCCGCCGGCGTGACGAAAAAGCGGAAGGTCGCGCGGAAGAAGTAA
- a CDS encoding DUF2279 domain-containing protein, with protein sequence MGTTAGMILVAALLLLPVPVAADPEPGPGESAARGLRWKNAAVIGGIGITVGIYGSKGWWEEGFSGSFRTVDEGWFGRNTYAGGADKAGHAFFTYAGARLLARGFEAIGNDPGRARGLGVWTSLGVMTGVEVVDGFSKRFRFSLEDVVANAAGAAFAVLAETDPRIDALLDFRLLYRRSDDARRVGETDPIADYSGQTFLLALKADGIPRLREIPVVRYLELQAGYNTRGYEPNDGVKIDPHRRIYYGIGINLSRLLSDTVFRGCLEGGKIQRGTDTVLEFLEVPGTAAHAYRRF encoded by the coding sequence ATGGGAACCACCGCCGGCATGATCCTGGTCGCAGCGCTCCTGCTCCTGCCTGTCCCCGTCGCCGCGGACCCGGAACCCGGCCCGGGAGAGTCGGCCGCCCGCGGGCTGCGATGGAAAAACGCGGCGGTGATCGGCGGGATCGGGATCACCGTGGGGATCTACGGCTCGAAGGGCTGGTGGGAGGAGGGTTTCTCCGGATCGTTCCGAACCGTCGACGAAGGGTGGTTCGGCCGGAACACCTACGCCGGCGGCGCCGACAAGGCGGGCCACGCCTTCTTCACCTACGCCGGGGCCCGGCTCCTGGCTCGCGGGTTCGAGGCGATCGGGAACGACCCCGGACGCGCGCGCGGGCTGGGGGTGTGGACCTCCCTCGGCGTGATGACCGGGGTCGAGGTGGTGGACGGATTTTCGAAGAGGTTCCGCTTCAGCCTGGAGGACGTCGTGGCGAACGCGGCGGGGGCCGCCTTCGCCGTGCTGGCGGAAACGGATCCCCGAATCGACGCGCTCCTGGACTTCCGGCTCCTCTACCGCCGGTCCGACGACGCCCGGCGGGTCGGCGAGACCGACCCCATCGCCGACTACTCGGGTCAGACGTTCCTCCTTGCGCTGAAGGCGGACGGCATCCCGCGGCTCCGGGAGATCCCCGTCGTACGGTACCTGGAGCTCCAGGCAGGGTACAACACGCGCGGCTACGAGCCCAACGACGGCGTGAAGATCGACCCGCATCGGCGAATCTACTACGGGATCGGGATCAACCTGTCCCGCCTCCTTTCCGACACCGTGTTCCGGGGATGTCTCGAAGGCGGGAAGATCCAGCGGGGGACGGACACGGTCCTCGAGTTCCTCGAGGTGCCCGGTACGGCCGCGCATGCCTATCGCCGGTTCTAG
- a CDS encoding MoaD/ThiS family protein — protein sequence METLYNAPMITVRLPQKKTELEVPGPRRVMDLLADAGVRPTTVIVTQGKTLLTKDHRVEDGATIDIISVVSGG from the coding sequence ATGGAGACACTGTATAATGCACCGATGATCACGGTTCGCCTTCCCCAGAAGAAAACGGAGCTCGAAGTCCCCGGACCCCGGCGGGTGATGGACCTGCTCGCCGACGCGGGAGTGCGTCCCACCACGGTGATCGTCACCCAGGGAAAGACGCTCCTTACGAAGGACCACCGCGTGGAGGACGGGGCGACGATCGACATCATCTCCGTCGTCTCCGGGGGCTAA
- a CDS encoding cytochrome c encodes MRVRSAVPGLVFVMLLAFAIGCAKKEPPPPAAPAAPPVAAAPAAPAADGKTLFETKCSVCHGTDRATSRKETKEKWASIVKEMQGKKADWISADDASKIVDFLALNHGKK; translated from the coding sequence ATGCGCGTTCGCTCCGCGGTGCCGGGTCTCGTGTTCGTGATGCTTCTTGCCTTCGCCATCGGCTGCGCCAAGAAGGAACCACCCCCGCCCGCGGCTCCCGCGGCGCCACCCGTGGCAGCCGCGCCCGCGGCCCCCGCGGCGGACGGCAAGACCCTCTTTGAGACGAAGTGCAGCGTCTGCCACGGCACCGACCGTGCAACGTCACGCAAGGAGACGAAGGAGAAGTGGGCGAGCATCGTCAAGGAGATGCAGGGGAAGAAGGCCGACTGGATCTCCGCCGACGACGCGTCGAAGATCGTCGACTTCCTCGCCCTGAACCACGGCAAGAAGTAG
- a CDS encoding ammonium transporter has translation MRKWTKRILCLAALLLAVGTVLPAMAADAPKPDPSGAATGGIGDIIGASAGAPTDNDIRTMSEKEPLAAKVADTVGHNRIAINTVWTLVCGFLVMFMQAGFAMAETGFTRAKNAGHTMAMNFMVYALGMLGFWLCGYAIQMGGAGPFATLGGGATMNAEFTIKLFGKEFGLFGTKGFFLSGEAYDAAAFSMFLFQMVFMDTTATIPTGSMAERWTFKSFMVYGILVGAVIYPLYANWVWGGGWLAKLGSNFNLGHGHVDFAGSSVVHMTGGVLAFVGAKMLGPRMGKFTRDGMPNAMPGHHIPMAIVGCFILAFGWFGFNAGSTLSGTDLRIGVVAVNTMLASAGGAFASTLYMWLLYGKPDISMAANGFLAGLVAITAPCAFVTAPVAVLIGAIAGILLCVAVFFVERTLKIDDPVGAISVHGVNGAWGVLSLGLFADGTYGDGWNGVPGTVKGLFYGDASQFLAQCVGTLTNIVYVAVIGYVVFKLLDLTLGLRVDPEHEFEGLDQHEVAVVAYPDFNLRNFPR, from the coding sequence ATGAGGAAATGGACGAAACGGATCCTTTGCCTTGCGGCGCTTCTGCTCGCCGTCGGCACGGTTCTACCAGCGATGGCGGCGGACGCGCCGAAACCGGACCCGTCGGGCGCCGCCACCGGAGGCATCGGCGACATCATCGGCGCTTCAGCGGGCGCCCCGACCGACAACGACATCAGGACGATGTCCGAAAAGGAACCGCTCGCGGCCAAGGTGGCGGACACGGTGGGGCACAACCGGATCGCCATCAACACGGTCTGGACCCTCGTGTGCGGCTTCCTCGTCATGTTCATGCAGGCCGGGTTCGCGATGGCCGAGACGGGGTTCACCCGGGCCAAGAACGCGGGGCACACGATGGCGATGAACTTCATGGTCTACGCCCTCGGCATGCTCGGCTTCTGGCTGTGCGGGTACGCGATCCAGATGGGCGGCGCCGGGCCCTTCGCCACGCTGGGCGGGGGCGCGACGATGAACGCCGAGTTCACGATCAAGCTGTTCGGCAAGGAGTTCGGCCTCTTCGGAACGAAGGGGTTCTTCCTCTCCGGCGAGGCCTACGACGCCGCGGCGTTCTCCATGTTCCTGTTCCAGATGGTGTTCATGGACACCACCGCCACGATCCCGACCGGGTCCATGGCCGAGCGGTGGACCTTCAAGTCCTTCATGGTCTACGGCATCCTCGTGGGCGCCGTCATCTACCCGCTCTACGCGAACTGGGTATGGGGCGGCGGCTGGCTGGCGAAACTGGGGAGCAACTTCAACCTGGGGCACGGGCACGTCGACTTCGCCGGCTCCTCCGTGGTCCACATGACCGGCGGCGTGCTCGCCTTCGTCGGGGCGAAGATGCTGGGTCCCCGCATGGGCAAGTTCACCAGGGACGGCATGCCCAACGCCATGCCCGGCCACCATATCCCGATGGCGATCGTGGGCTGTTTCATCCTCGCCTTCGGGTGGTTCGGCTTCAACGCGGGTTCGACCCTGTCGGGCACCGACCTGCGGATCGGCGTGGTCGCCGTCAATACGATGCTCGCCAGCGCGGGCGGCGCCTTCGCCTCCACCCTGTACATGTGGCTTCTGTACGGCAAGCCGGACATCAGCATGGCCGCCAACGGGTTCCTTGCGGGTTTGGTGGCGATCACCGCCCCCTGTGCGTTCGTCACGGCCCCCGTGGCGGTGCTGATCGGGGCGATCGCGGGGATCCTGCTCTGCGTTGCCGTCTTCTTCGTCGAGCGTACCCTCAAGATCGACGACCCGGTGGGGGCGATCTCGGTCCACGGGGTGAACGGCGCCTGGGGCGTCCTCTCCCTCGGGCTGTTCGCGGACGGCACCTATGGGGACGGCTGGAACGGCGTCCCCGGAACGGTGAAGGGGCTCTTCTACGGAGACGCATCGCAGTTCCTCGCGCAATGCGTCGGCACCCTGACGAACATCGTCTACGTCGCCGTCATCGGGTACGTCGTGTTCAAGCTTCTCGACCTGACGCTGGGGCTGCGGGTCGACCCGGAGCACGAGTTCGAAGGGCTCGATCAGCACGAGGTGGCGGTCGTCGCCTACCCCGACTTCAACCTGCGGAACTTCCCCCGGTAG
- a CDS encoding P-II family nitrogen regulator yields the protein MKKIEAIIKPFKLDEVKKALGEVGVTGMTVLEVKGFGRQKGHTEVYRGAEYVVDFIPKVKIETAVPAELVPVVVERILTAAHTGKIGDGKIFVYDLEEVVRIRTGERGKEAL from the coding sequence ATGAAGAAGATCGAAGCGATCATCAAGCCGTTCAAGCTGGACGAGGTGAAGAAGGCGCTGGGCGAGGTCGGGGTCACCGGGATGACCGTCCTCGAGGTGAAGGGGTTCGGGCGCCAGAAGGGGCACACCGAGGTGTACCGCGGGGCGGAGTACGTGGTCGACTTCATCCCCAAGGTCAAGATCGAGACGGCCGTACCTGCCGAGCTTGTGCCTGTAGTCGTAGAGCGGATCCTGACCGCCGCACACACGGGGAAGATCGGCGATGGGAAGATCTTCGTCTACGACCTCGAGGAGGTGGTCCGGATCCGCACGGGCGAGCGGGGGAAGGAAGCCTTGTGA